From Nicotiana tabacum cultivar K326 chromosome 22, ASM71507v2, whole genome shotgun sequence, one genomic window encodes:
- the LOC107783158 gene encoding inactive poly [ADP-ribose] polymerase RCD1-like isoform X2 → MESKLFELLDNGHRTVVGSKRKVASQNLAHLFRANSEKLSIQSNHDSKLGERKRTAECESNFQSHLSKSLLKNYLNFMRSRLPQRVLFYQNGEWTDFPQDIILIVKEDFRAKKAVIEVKVGGFHLMLDILYMVQIDLINGLHKPIAWIDEAGGCFFPESYLVSCEMHGNFESQSKKIKEFMAIEQDRVADIKLQLEIDFNGLENSNLEECVEESNVGFKRIKVNPVKDNQECADDKKSDAKVEQVAENKQNQETRTPAVVASLKLVDAESVKNMFVMGMNIIPKVDEIKITKCSSNYLKTRLELFEKQIEITQNYRGNANVRYAWLAASKDLLYTIMNYGLALGGPKRKTKFGVGVHLSTLHCASKSAISCDVDENGIRYMVFTRVILGNVELLNSRSEQCCPIDEKYDSGVDDLENPTCYVVWNMNMNTHIYPEYVVSFRIPPGAEGPHFRNDSRMHVSGDSTCCQGPTDTFPKDLAARTPKSPWMPFPLLFAAISNEVPAEKMNLVTSNFELFKSKKISRDEFVRQLRLIVGDTLLRSTITNLQFKVPSKSFEMVPRKQEP, encoded by the exons ATGGAATCAAAGTTGTTTGAATTGTTAGATAATGGCCATAGGACTGTGGTTGGATCAAAGAGGAAAGTGGCTTCTCAAAATTTGGCTCATTTATTTAGAGCCAACAGTGAGAAACTGTCAATTCAATCCAACCATGATAGCAAGCTTGGAGAGAGGAAAAGGACTGCTGAGTGCGAGTCTAATTTTCAGTCACATCTCAGCAAATCTTTACTCAAGAACTACTTAAACTTTATGAGAAGCAGACTACCACAACGGGTACTATTTTATCAGAATGGTGAATGGACTGATTTCCCTCAAGATATTATTCTTATAGTTAAAGAAGATTTTCGGGCAAAAAAGGCTGTTATTGAGGTGAAAGTCGGTGGCTTTCATTTAATGCTTGATATTCTATATATGGTTCAAATAGATCTGATTAATGGTTTGCACAAACCTATTGCCTGGATAGATGAAGCAGGTGGCTGTTTCTTCCCCGAGTCATATCTCGTCAGTTGTGAAATGCATGGGAACTTTGAAAGCCagtcaaagaaaatcaaagagttTATGGCTATTGAACAAGATAGGGTAGCTGATATTAAGTTGCAACTCGAAATTGATTTTAATGGACTGGAAAATAGTAATTTGGAAGAATGTGTGGAAGAGTCAAATGTTGGTTTTAAGAGGATTAAAGTAAATCCTGTTAAAGACAATCAAGAATGTGCTGATGATAAAAAATCAGATGCAAAAGTGGAACAAGTTGCAGAGAATAAACAGAACCAGGAAACAAGGACTCCTGCTGTAGTTGCTAGCCTGAAATTGGTGGATGCAGAATCTGTCAAAAATATGTTTGTTATGGGAATGAATATCATCCCTAAAGTGGATGAAATCAAAATTACCAAATGCTCTAGTAATTATTTGAAAACTCGCTTGGAACTCTTTGAGAAGCAAattgaaataacccaaaattatcgTGGTAATGCAAATGTTCGATATGCTTGGCTTGCCGCTTCCAAAGATTTACTATATACAATTATGAACTATGGCCTTGCACTTGGGGGACCTAAACGTAAGACTAAATTTGGAGTCGGAGTTCACCTCAGTACTCTGCATTGTGCCTCCAAAAG TGCAATTAGTTGTGATGTTGACGAAAATGGCATCCGCTATATGGTTTTTACTCGTGTGATTTTGGGTAATGTGGAACTTTTGAATAGCCGATCTGAACAATGTTGTCccattgatgaaaaatacgaTAGCGGAGTTGATGATCTAGAGAATCCTACTTGTTATGTTGTTTGGAATATGAATATGAACACACACATATACCCGGAGTATGTTGTGAGCTTCAGAATTCCTCCAGGAGCTGAAG GACCCCACTTCAGAAATGATAGCCGGATGCATGTCTCAGGTGACAGTACTTGTTGTCAGGGCCCCACAGATACATTTCCTAAGGACTTG GCTGCAAGGACTCCGAAGTCCCCTTGGATGCCATTCCCCTTGTTGTTTGCTGCAATCTCCAATGAAGTTCCTGCAGAGAAGATGAACCTTGTTACTAGCAATTTTGAGTTGTTTAAG AGCAAGAAGATAAGTAGGGATGAATTTGTCAGACAGTTGAGGTTGATAGTAGGCGATACTCTGTTGAGGTCCACAATTACAAATCTTCAGTTCAAG GTACCATCTAAATCCTTTGAAATGGTTCCGCGAAAGCAAGAGCCCTAG
- the LOC107783158 gene encoding inactive poly [ADP-ribose] polymerase RCD1-like isoform X1: MESKLFELLDNGHRTVVGSKRKVASQNLAHLFRANSEKLSIQSNHDSKLGERKRTAECESNFQSHLSKSLLKNYLNFMRSRLPQRVLFYQNGEWTDFPQDIILIVKEDFRAKKAVIEVKVGGFHLMLDILYMVQIDLINGLHKPIAWIDEAGGCFFPESYLVSCEMHGNFESQSKKIKEFMAIEQDRVADIKLQLEIDFNGLENSNLEECVEESNVGFKRIKVNPVKDNQECADDKKSDAKVEQVAENKQNQETRTPAVVASLKLVDAESVKNMFVMGMNIIPKVDEIKITKCSSNYLKTRLELFEKQIEITQNYRGNANVRYAWLAASKDLLYTIMNYGLALGGPKRKTKFGVGVHLSTLHCASKSAISCDVDENGIRYMVFTRVILGNVELLNSRSEQCCPIDEKYDSGVDDLENPTCYVVWNMNMNTHIYPEYVVSFRIPPGAEGPHFRNDSRMHVSGDSTCCQGPTDTFPKDLESHSNQISMGKLSLEKAARTPKSPWMPFPLLFAAISNEVPAEKMNLVTSNFELFKSKKISRDEFVRQLRLIVGDTLLRSTITNLQFKVPSKSFEMVPRKQEP; the protein is encoded by the exons ATGGAATCAAAGTTGTTTGAATTGTTAGATAATGGCCATAGGACTGTGGTTGGATCAAAGAGGAAAGTGGCTTCTCAAAATTTGGCTCATTTATTTAGAGCCAACAGTGAGAAACTGTCAATTCAATCCAACCATGATAGCAAGCTTGGAGAGAGGAAAAGGACTGCTGAGTGCGAGTCTAATTTTCAGTCACATCTCAGCAAATCTTTACTCAAGAACTACTTAAACTTTATGAGAAGCAGACTACCACAACGGGTACTATTTTATCAGAATGGTGAATGGACTGATTTCCCTCAAGATATTATTCTTATAGTTAAAGAAGATTTTCGGGCAAAAAAGGCTGTTATTGAGGTGAAAGTCGGTGGCTTTCATTTAATGCTTGATATTCTATATATGGTTCAAATAGATCTGATTAATGGTTTGCACAAACCTATTGCCTGGATAGATGAAGCAGGTGGCTGTTTCTTCCCCGAGTCATATCTCGTCAGTTGTGAAATGCATGGGAACTTTGAAAGCCagtcaaagaaaatcaaagagttTATGGCTATTGAACAAGATAGGGTAGCTGATATTAAGTTGCAACTCGAAATTGATTTTAATGGACTGGAAAATAGTAATTTGGAAGAATGTGTGGAAGAGTCAAATGTTGGTTTTAAGAGGATTAAAGTAAATCCTGTTAAAGACAATCAAGAATGTGCTGATGATAAAAAATCAGATGCAAAAGTGGAACAAGTTGCAGAGAATAAACAGAACCAGGAAACAAGGACTCCTGCTGTAGTTGCTAGCCTGAAATTGGTGGATGCAGAATCTGTCAAAAATATGTTTGTTATGGGAATGAATATCATCCCTAAAGTGGATGAAATCAAAATTACCAAATGCTCTAGTAATTATTTGAAAACTCGCTTGGAACTCTTTGAGAAGCAAattgaaataacccaaaattatcgTGGTAATGCAAATGTTCGATATGCTTGGCTTGCCGCTTCCAAAGATTTACTATATACAATTATGAACTATGGCCTTGCACTTGGGGGACCTAAACGTAAGACTAAATTTGGAGTCGGAGTTCACCTCAGTACTCTGCATTGTGCCTCCAAAAG TGCAATTAGTTGTGATGTTGACGAAAATGGCATCCGCTATATGGTTTTTACTCGTGTGATTTTGGGTAATGTGGAACTTTTGAATAGCCGATCTGAACAATGTTGTCccattgatgaaaaatacgaTAGCGGAGTTGATGATCTAGAGAATCCTACTTGTTATGTTGTTTGGAATATGAATATGAACACACACATATACCCGGAGTATGTTGTGAGCTTCAGAATTCCTCCAGGAGCTGAAG GACCCCACTTCAGAAATGATAGCCGGATGCATGTCTCAGGTGACAGTACTTGTTGTCAGGGCCCCACAGATACATTTCCTAAGGACTTG GAAAGTCACAGTAATCAAATATCAATGGGTAAATTGTCCCTAGAAAAGGCTGCAAGGACTCCGAAGTCCCCTTGGATGCCATTCCCCTTGTTGTTTGCTGCAATCTCCAATGAAGTTCCTGCAGAGAAGATGAACCTTGTTACTAGCAATTTTGAGTTGTTTAAG AGCAAGAAGATAAGTAGGGATGAATTTGTCAGACAGTTGAGGTTGATAGTAGGCGATACTCTGTTGAGGTCCACAATTACAAATCTTCAGTTCAAG GTACCATCTAAATCCTTTGAAATGGTTCCGCGAAAGCAAGAGCCCTAG